In a single window of the Desulfovibrio sp. TomC genome:
- the pyrF gene encoding orotidine-5'-phosphate decarboxylase: MPAQHPPQKRLIVALDVPTAAEALALADSLAPQVDFFKVGLQLFLDAGFAVCDALAKRGHKVMLDLKFHDIPQTVALATAQLANHDIALATVHGYPQVVAAAAKTKGRTKILAVTVLTSLGREELAQSGFAGSLADLVRLRAETSLAAGADGIVCSPLETALVRKAVGPKAIIATPGIRPLDSASDDQTRTATPHAAVKAGADYIIVGRPITKAASPITAAREILDEIG; the protein is encoded by the coding sequence ATGCCTGCACAACATCCGCCCCAAAAGCGCCTCATCGTGGCCCTGGACGTGCCGACCGCCGCCGAGGCCCTGGCCCTGGCCGATTCCCTGGCCCCCCAGGTCGATTTTTTCAAGGTCGGCCTGCAACTGTTCCTCGACGCCGGCTTTGCCGTCTGCGACGCCCTGGCCAAGCGCGGGCACAAGGTCATGCTCGACCTCAAATTTCACGACATCCCGCAAACCGTCGCCCTGGCCACGGCCCAGCTGGCCAACCACGACATCGCCCTGGCCACGGTGCATGGCTATCCGCAGGTGGTGGCCGCTGCCGCCAAAACCAAGGGCAGGACCAAGATCCTGGCCGTCACCGTGCTGACCAGCCTTGGCCGCGAAGAGCTGGCCCAGTCCGGCTTCGCCGGCTCCCTGGCCGATCTGGTGCGCCTGCGGGCCGAGACGTCCCTGGCTGCCGGCGCGGACGGCATTGTCTGTTCGCCTCTGGAAACAGCCCTGGTGCGCAAGGCCGTCGGCCCCAAAGCCATCATCGCCACCCCCGGCATCCGGCCCCTGGACAGCGCCAGCGACGACCAGACCCGCACGGCCACGCCCCACGCCGCCGTCAAGGCCGGAGCCGACTACATCATCGTCGGCCGGCCCATCACCAAAGCCGCCAGCCCGATAACGGCCGCCCGGGAGATCCTCGACGAGATCGGATGA